One part of the Pseudoliparis swirei isolate HS2019 ecotype Mariana Trench chromosome 6, NWPU_hadal_v1, whole genome shotgun sequence genome encodes these proteins:
- the LOC130195798 gene encoding histone H4 has protein sequence MSGRGKGGKGLGKGGAKRHRKVLRDNIQGITKPAIRRLARRGGVKRISGLIYEETRGVLKVFLENVIRDAVTYTEHAKRKTVTAMDVVYALKRQGRTLYGFGG, from the coding sequence ATGAGCGGAAGAGGCAAAGGAGGAAAAGGACTCGGTAAAGGAGGCGCTAAGCGTCACCGTAAAGTCCTCCGTGATAACATCCAGGGAATCACCAAGCCCGCTATCCGCCGTCTGGCTCGCCGCGGTGGAGTGAAGCGTATCTCCGGTCTGATCTACGAGGAGACCCGCGGAGTGCTGAAGGTGTTCCTGGAGAACGTGATCCGTGATGCCGTCACCTACACCGAGCACGCCAAGAGGAAGACGGTGACCGCCATGGATGTGGTGTATGCTCTGAAGAGACAGGGACGCACCCTCTACGGATTCGGGGGTTAA
- the LOC130195794 gene encoding histone H2B-like → MPEATVKAPKKGSKKAVNKTATKTGKKRRKSRKESYAIYVYKVMKQVHPDTGISSKAMGIMNCFVNDIFERIACEAARLAHYNKRSTITSREIQTAVRLLLPGELAKHAVSEGTKAVTKYTSSK, encoded by the coding sequence ATGCCTGAAGCCACCGTCAAAGCGCCCAAGAAGGGCTCCAAGAAAGCCGTCAATAAGACCGCGACCAAGACCGGCAAGAAGAGGCGCAAGTCCAGGAAGGAGAGCTACGCCATCTACGTGTACAAGGTGATGAAGCAGGTCCACCCCGATACCGGCATCTCCTCCAAGGCCATGGGCATCATGAACTGCTTCGTGAACGACATCTTTGAGCGCATCGCCTGTGAGGCCGCTCGTCTGGCTCACTACAACAAGCGCTCCACCATCACTTCCAGGGAGATCCAGACCGCTGTCCGCCTGCTGCTGCCCGGCGAGCTGGCGAAGCACGCGGTGTCTGAGGGAACCAAGGCCGTGACCAAGTACACCAGCTCCAAGTAA